CCATTGTTGCATCATACCTGGTTCATACATTACAAACTCATAACCTTCTGGTAACTTTTTTTCTATAAAATCTAATCCATCTTTTGTCATAATAAGATGGATATTTTCGACACTTCTATCCATTACTATCTCCTCTTTTTAAGAAATATAACATAAATATTGTTGAAATAACTCCTATGGATAAAGAGATTAAAAATCCTATTTTATTTTCTATCAGTGGAAAAATTATAATTCCACCATGAGGAACTAGAGATTTTACTCCTAAAACCGATGCTGAAGCTGCACCTATTGCAGCACCAATAACTGTTGTGGGTAAAACTGCAATATCTTTAGTTAAAAATAATAATGCTCCCTCTGTAATTCCTAAAAACCCTAAAAGTATAGATATTATCCCTGCCTCTTTCTCTGTTTTAGAAAATCTATTTTTCAAAACAAATTGAGATAATCCCAAAGCTAAAGGAGGTGTTGATATAGCCACAGCTATTGGTCCCATTATATCACCTTTTCCATATTCAAGAGTATTTATAGCATAAACATAAGCAACTTTATTTATTGGTCCTCCTAAATCTACTCCTATAAGCCCACCTAAAACAAAGTTTAAAAACACATTATTTTTGTCATCTAAACTATTTAAATATATACCTAAGCTTTCTAAAATAAATTTCATTGGCTCTTGAAATATATAATATAATCCCATTCCCACAACTAAGGTTGATAAAATTGGAATTACAACTATATACATTATTGAAGACATATCTATTGATATCTCTATTTTTTTTAATAGATTTATAAAATAGCCCAATATAATCCCCACAAGTATAGCTCCAAACATTCCTAGCCCAATTGCCCCTGAAAGATAACCCAATATAAGTCCTGGAATAAACCCTACACTTCCAGAAATCTCTTTAGCTATGTATCCTGCTAAAAGTGGAGGTACCATTAAAAAACTATAA
The genomic region above belongs to Candidatus Cetobacterium colombiensis and contains:
- a CDS encoding PTS fructose transporter subunit IIC translates to MRKRVLKSIVQIIPVFIIGGILSVISLYTSNQFLKDLSDYSFLMVPPLLAGYIAKEISGSVGFIPGLILGYLSGAIGLGMFGAILVGIILGYFINLLKKIEISIDMSSIMYIVVIPILSTLVVGMGLYYIFQEPMKFILESLGIYLNSLDDKNNVFLNFVLGGLIGVDLGGPINKVAYVYAINTLEYGKGDIMGPIAVAISTPPLALGLSQFVLKNRFSKTEKEAGIISILLGFLGITEGALLFLTKDIAVLPTTVIGAAIGAASASVLGVKSLVPHGGIIIFPLIENKIGFLISLSIGVISTIFMLYFLKRGDSNG